The genomic window GTCGGGGTCGTAGGGGTCGTTCATGCCCTGCCCCAGCAGCGCTTCTTGGATCATCTGCATCAGTTCGCTGGAATCGAGCTGATCCAGTTCACCTTCAAACTTGCTGTACCGCGTGACACGCGCCATATCCCGACCTCCGTTGCCCTACAGCATGGCGCGTGTGGAGAACGGCGTTTGTAACCCGTGGGGCGGTGTCGGGCGTGTTCAGTTCGGCGGCGCCGCGAGGTTCAGGCCTGCGCTCCGCCCGGCATGATGGTGCCGGGCGTCACGCCCAGCCGCCGCAGCGCCTCGGCCCAGCGCTCCGCCGCCGGCACGTCCCACAGCAGTTCCGGGGTGTCCTGCTCCACCCAGACCCACGTGCCCACCCGCGCCTCCTCCGTGAGCTGTCCCGGCCCCCAGCCTGCGTAGCCCAGAACCAGCATGTAGCGCTGGCCGCTTTCCATGACGGCGTGAAGCACCTCGAGGCTGCTGGAAACGTTCAGCCCCGGCACCAGCCGGATCTCGCCGTCCAGTTCCAGGGCGTCGGGGTACAGGCACCAGCCCAGCGTCGGGTCCACCGGGCCGCCCAGCCACGCCGGTGCGCTCTGGTCCTCGGCCCCCTCGATCAGTTCTGAGATGGGCTGCGGTGTGGGCGCGTTCACGATCAACCCCAGGGCCCCTTTCTCGTCGTGTTCCAGCAGCAGGATCACGG from Deinococcus aerophilus includes these protein-coding regions:
- a CDS encoding YqgE/AlgH family protein; amino-acid sequence: MSGPLTFLVASPHLRGAVFGGAVILLLEHDEKGALGLIVNAPTPQPISELIEGAEDQSAPAWLGGPVDPTLGWCLYPDALELDGEIRLVPGLNVSSSLEVLHAVMESGQRYMLVLGYAGWGPGQLTEEARVGTWVWVEQDTPELLWDVPAAERWAEALRRLGVTPGTIMPGGAQA